The Agrobacterium cucumeris genome has a segment encoding these proteins:
- a CDS encoding low temperature requirement protein A, producing the protein MGTETKISGCTPAAESWIRREGQDAEKATFPELFFDLVFVFALIQLSHALAKDFGPTAALEAGILILSLWWLWIHTTWITNLLNTEKEPVRILLFVLMFGGVLLAIALPEAFAEQGFVFALIYSTMQVGRSLFALYAFKGEDRQSFLVFVRVTIWLVISSLFWLAGGLVDLTDRILLWGVALAIEYAGPACRYVVPGVASSDEDRLHLSGEHLAERCALFVIICLGETILTTGRTATEYMNSTLTFIVFCSAFVSTVVMWWIYFHHGQEEASRKAENAKEKAKIAHNLFNYGHLPIVAGIILTAVGEDFSLSHAWESATLREAIAILGGPVLFLAGNIGVKIAATYQRPVSHFAGLVALCLLLPVPGIPLYILQLASTGVLLLVAVWEYLALKKSVANA; encoded by the coding sequence ATGGGAACTGAAACAAAGATCTCCGGGTGCACGCCGGCTGCGGAAAGCTGGATCAGGCGGGAAGGACAGGACGCTGAAAAGGCGACTTTCCCCGAGTTGTTTTTTGATCTGGTTTTTGTCTTCGCGCTCATCCAGCTCTCGCATGCATTGGCAAAGGATTTCGGGCCAACGGCTGCGCTTGAGGCAGGCATTCTGATATTGTCGTTATGGTGGCTGTGGATACACACCACCTGGATCACCAATCTGCTGAATACGGAAAAGGAGCCGGTCCGGATTCTCCTCTTTGTCCTGATGTTCGGTGGGGTTCTGCTGGCCATCGCTCTGCCGGAAGCTTTTGCGGAACAGGGGTTCGTTTTCGCCCTCATCTACAGCACCATGCAGGTGGGGCGGAGCCTTTTTGCGCTCTATGCTTTCAAGGGAGAAGACCGGCAGTCGTTTCTGGTTTTCGTGCGCGTGACGATCTGGCTCGTCATATCAAGCCTGTTCTGGCTGGCCGGCGGGCTGGTCGATCTAACGGACCGTATTCTCCTATGGGGTGTGGCATTGGCGATCGAATATGCGGGGCCGGCCTGCCGTTATGTGGTGCCGGGTGTGGCATCCAGCGACGAGGACCGGCTGCATCTTTCCGGCGAACACCTGGCAGAGCGCTGTGCTCTGTTCGTGATCATCTGCCTTGGCGAAACCATTCTCACCACCGGCCGCACGGCCACCGAATATATGAATTCGACCCTAACATTCATTGTTTTCTGCTCGGCCTTCGTCAGCACCGTAGTGATGTGGTGGATTTATTTCCATCACGGGCAGGAGGAAGCGTCCAGAAAGGCTGAGAACGCCAAAGAGAAAGCGAAGATCGCCCATAATCTTTTCAACTATGGCCACCTGCCTATCGTGGCAGGCATTATCCTGACGGCTGTGGGAGAGGATTTCAGCCTTTCCCATGCCTGGGAGAGCGCAACGTTGAGGGAGGCGATCGCTATTCTTGGCGGCCCGGTTTTGTTTCTGGCCGGCAATATCGGTGTCAAGATTGCCGCCACTTACCAGCGGCCCGTCTCGCATTTTGCCGGTTTGGTGGCGCTCTGCCTGCTTTTGCCGGTGCCGGGCATACCGCTTTATATTCTGCAACTGGCGAGCACGGGCGTCCTGCTGCTCGTTGCCGTGTGGGAGTATCTGGCACTGAAAAAATCAGTCGCCAACGCCTGA